Proteins encoded within one genomic window of Couchioplanes caeruleus:
- a CDS encoding FHA domain-containing protein FhaB/FipA encodes MPEFVLTVARFGFLILLWIFVFTVVGVIRKDLFAGVRSKSIVASPRGVGGVMSPGRPAKAKRGKAARQLVVTAGQLAGTRITLGEAQITIGRAEDSTLVITDDFASARHARLVPRDGQWFVEDLGSTNGTYLDRGKVSGPTPVPLGVPIRIGRTSLELRP; translated from the coding sequence TTGCCCGAATTCGTCCTCACCGTCGCCCGTTTCGGGTTCCTCATCCTGCTGTGGATCTTCGTGTTCACGGTGGTCGGGGTCATCCGGAAGGACCTTTTCGCCGGTGTCCGGTCCAAGAGCATCGTCGCCTCGCCCCGCGGGGTCGGCGGGGTGATGAGTCCTGGCCGGCCGGCGAAGGCGAAGCGGGGCAAGGCGGCGCGGCAGCTTGTCGTGACCGCCGGGCAGTTGGCCGGCACACGGATCACGCTCGGTGAGGCACAGATCACGATAGGGCGCGCCGAGGACTCGACGCTCGTCATCACCGACGACTTCGCGTCCGCCCGCCACGCCCGGCTCGTACCCCGTGACGGACAGTGGTTCGTCGAGGATCTCGGCTCGACGAACGGGACCTATCTCGATCGGGGTAAGGTCTCCGGACCTACTCCCGTCCCCCTTGGCGTGCCGATCCGGATCGGCCGCACTTCTCTCGAGTTACGGCCATGA